A window of Corallococcus macrosporus DSM 14697 contains these coding sequences:
- a CDS encoding RNA polymerase sigma factor, with translation MRSSGSHAADPRRAAEDPRIQAAIQGEREATGALLMELLPRVRNLVRYLVRGDGDVEDIAQEALIALVRGLPSYRAEGRFQSWADRVVARTTFAWLKRSRGRDARHADAPVELVAVPSEDALPDEYVHRRHMVTLLDRLSNEQRHALVLHHVLELSVPEISTELGIPFETVRSRLRLGRTALRALATVEDDGGEGLG, from the coding sequence ATGAGGAGCTCGGGCTCACACGCAGCGGACCCACGTCGTGCGGCGGAGGACCCTCGCATCCAGGCGGCCATCCAGGGCGAGCGTGAGGCGACAGGGGCTTTGTTGATGGAACTGCTCCCCCGGGTTCGCAACCTCGTGCGCTACCTGGTGCGCGGGGATGGGGACGTGGAGGACATCGCGCAGGAGGCGCTCATCGCCCTGGTGCGGGGGTTGCCGTCATACCGCGCGGAAGGCCGCTTCCAGTCCTGGGCGGACCGGGTGGTGGCGCGGACCACGTTCGCGTGGCTGAAGCGCTCCCGGGGCAGGGACGCGCGGCACGCGGATGCGCCCGTGGAGCTCGTCGCGGTTCCCTCCGAGGACGCGCTCCCGGACGAGTATGTTCATCGCCGGCACATGGTGACCCTCCTGGACCGGCTTTCGAACGAGCAGCGGCATGCACTGGTGTTGCATCACGTGCTGGAGTTGAGCGTGCCGGAGATTTCGACGGAGCTGGGCATTCCCTTCGAGACGGTGCGCAGTCGGCTCCGCTTGGGTCGGACGGCGCTGCGCGCGCTGGCGACCGTGGAGGACGACGGAGGGGAGGGGCTGGGATGA